GGCCGTCCGGCATGGCCGCCGCACCGCAGCCGGCCACCGCGACCCTCATCGGCTCCGTGCAGCGCGCCATGCGGCTGCTGGAGACGGTCGCGGCCCATCCGTACGGCGCCCCCGCCAAGCAGCTCGCCCGTGCGACCGGCCTGGCCCTGCCCACCGCCTACCACCTGCTGCGCACCCTGGTGCACGAGGGCTATCTGCGCCGGGAGAAGGGGCTGTTCTTCCTCGGTGACGCGGCCGAGCGGCTGAGCAGCAACGGAGCCCGGGAGAATCGTCGCTGCAGGGTCGCGGACACGCTCGCGCACTGGCGTGATTCCATCGGTGCGCCGATGTACTACGCGATGTACCGGGACGGCGAGATCGACGTCCTGTGCGTCTCCGACTCCCGGGACGCCCCCGCGGCCGAGGAGTGGGCCGACTTCCGCGAGACTGGGCATGCGCACGCCATCGGCCAGTGCCTGCTCTCCCAGCTGGACGAGAACGCCCGGCGCGACCACCTCGCGCGCTACCCGGCGCAGGCCCTCACTCCGTACACCGTGCGCGAGAACGACGCCCTTTTGCGGCGGCTGGCCCGGGTGCGGCGCATGGAGCCGGTGGTGGAGCGCCAGGAGTACGCGCTCGGCACGGTCTGCGCGGCGGTTCCCATCACGGTCGGCACGACCGCGGCCACCGTGGCCTTCTCGCTCCCGGCCCATCAGGCCGACCGGCTGCTGCCCGCGGCCCACCGGCTGCAAACGGAGATCGGCCGCGACATCGGGACTCTCACGCTGTCTATCAGTATCTGAAATCTTACTCCTTGTGATCCACTGTGTACTTTCAGCAAGATTTACCACGGTCAGAGGGATCAAACCCGGCCAGTCGAAGTCATACGACGGGGTAGGCGATGCGCGAGTCCGTACAGGCAGAGGTCATGATGAGCTTTCTCGTCTCGGAGGAGCTCTCCTTCCGCATTCCGGTGGAGTTGCGCTACGAGACGGGCGATCCCTACGCCGTGCGGCTCACCTTCCATCTGCCCGGCGACGCCCCGGTCACCTGGGTCTTCGGGCGGGAGCTGCTGATCGACGGTGTCGGGCGGCCGTGCGGGGAGGGCGATGTGCGCATCTCCCCCGTCGAGGCCGAGGTGCTCGGCGAGGTGCTGATCCGGCTTCAGGTCGGGTGCGACCAGGCCCTGTTCCGCTCGTCCGCGTCGCCGCTCGTGGCCTTCCTCGACCGTACGGACAAACTGGTGCCGCTCGGCCAGGAGGGGGCGCTGGCCGATTTCGACGCCCACCTCGACGAGGCGCTGGACCGCATCCTGGCCGAGGAACAGAGCGCGGGCTGAGTCACCGCGAAACGGGGCGCCGCCGCTCCGCCCCGTCGCACGGAACGGTGCAGGAACGCTTCTGCAAGCACGGCGAACCGCACTTCCCACAGGGGCCTGCCCGGGAGTGCCGAGCCCGGCTCACCGCTTGCGGCGCCGGCCCCGGCCGCCCCGGGCCGCAGCGGGCCGGGCGCCCGTGGCGGCCCCCGTGCCAGGTCCCCGCCGGTCGGGCGCCACGACCAGGGCGGCCAGCGCGGTGGTGACCGGCACCGAGGCCACCAGGCCGATGGAGCCCACCAGGGTGCGCACGATCTCCTCGGCCACCAGCTCGCTGTTGGCCACCGTTCCCACGCCGCTCTGCGCGATGGAGAACAGCAGCAGCAACGGCAGCGCGGCGCCGGCGTAGGCGAGCACGAGGGTGTTGACGACGGAGGCGATGTGGTCGCGGCCGATGCGGATGGCCGCCCGGTACAGGCCGCGCGGACCCATCGACGGATTGGCCTCGTGCAGCTCCCACACGGCCGAGGTCTGGGTCACCGTCACATCGTCCAGGACCCCGAGCGAACCGATGATGACCCCGGCCAGCAGCAGACCGCTCATGTCGATCTTCGGATACAGCCCGTGGATCAGACCGGTGCTGTCGTCGGTGTTGCCAGTGAGGGCCGCCCACCCGATGAACTGCGCCCCGAGCAGGCCGATCAGCGACAGGGAGATCAGGGTGCCGAGGACCGCCACCGACGTACGGGCCGAGAGGCCGTGGCACATGTACAGGGCGATCAGCATGATGGCGCTCGACCCCACGACCGCGACCAGCAGCGGGTTGGAGCCCTGAAGGATCGCGGGCAGGACGAACTGGTTGAGCACCAGGAAGCTCACGGCGAGGGCGACGAGGGCCATGACACCGCGCATGCGGCCCACCACCACGACGGCGAGCGCGAAGACGCCCGCCAGCAGCGCCACCGGGAACCTGCGGTTCACATCGGTCACCGAGTACTGAAGGTCCCTCGGCGCCGTGGGTTCGTAGGCGGTGACCACCTGTTCGCCCTGGTGCAACTGCCGGGACTGGTCGGGCTGCACGATCTCGGTGAACGTACGGCCCTTGTCCCTGCCGGTGTCGACCCGGACGGTCGCCTTCTCGCAGGTGCCGCCCGACCGCTCCCCCGGCGGGGAGCCGCCGGTGGCGGAGGGATCGGCGGCCGGGGCTCCGCCCGAGGCGTGCACCGAGGCGCAGTCGACCGCCACCACCCGGGTGACGGTGGCCTGTTGGGTCTGCCGGTCGAAACCGACGCCGCTGTGCTTGTGGGAGGGGGTGCCACCGGGCCAGAGCACCACCAGACCGACCACCACCGCAGCGGCGAACGGGATCAGGACCGCGGCGATCACCTTGCGTAGATGCCGGGACACGGGCGCGGCGGGCCCGTGGCCATGGCTGTGGCCGTGACCGGGGGATGAGTCGCGAGGGGCGGCGTGGACGTGACCGTGCGGGTGGTCAGGTCCCGGGTGGTCCGAGCCGTCGGGCGGGCGTGGGCCGGACGGCCGGCGCGGGTGCTGCTCCATCCTGGTCATCGCCAGATCATCGCAAGAACCGGGGAGGCCCACTGTTCATCGCGCCATCGATGGCGCTAGCGTGGAGGCACCTTTGCACACGCGGGAGCTCGGAGCACCGGGCTGAGAGGGCGCTGACCTCCGTAGACGCGATGTTTCACGTGGAACGAGCGATGTTCCACAGGAGACGTCGGACCGACGGAAACCGCTGCGTCGACCGCCGAACCTGTTACCGGGTAATGCCGGCGTAGGGAGTAGGTCTCATGACCAACAAGGACGCACGCACGCCTGCCTCCGTCCAGGACGACATGTCCGAGGAGGCCGGGAAGTCCATCGGCTGGCACAAGGCGTATGTCGCGGGTTCGCGCCCCGATCTGCGCGTGCCGGTCCGTCAGGTGCACCTCACCAACGGGCAGTCGGTCACTCTGTACGACACATCGGGCCCGTACACCGATCCGCACGTCGACACCGATGTCCGCAGGGGCCTGGCACCGCTGCGGGAGAACTGGATCGTCGCCCGCGGCGACACCGAGGAGTACGCGGGCCGTCCCGTCCGCCCGGAGGACGACGGGATCAAGCACACCTCGCCGCGCGGCGGGCTGCGCAACCTGGACGCTGTCTTTCCGGGACGCCCGCGTCAGCCCCGGCGGGGCCGTGGCGGGCAGGCGGTGACGCAGCTCGCGTATGCGCGCCGGGGGGAGATCACCCCGGAGATGGAGTTCGTGGCCCTTCGGGAGAACGTCTCCCCCGAGGTGGTTCGCGAGGAGATCGCGGCGGGTCGCGCGGTTCTGCCGGCCAACGTCAACCACCCGGAGATCGAGCCGATGATCATCGGCAAGCGGTTCCTGGTGAAGGTGAACGCCAACATCGGCAACTCCGCGGTGACCTCCTCCATCGAGGAGGAGGTGGAGAAGATGACCTGGGCGACCCGCTGGGGCGCCGACACGGTCATGGACCTCTCCACCGGCCGCAACATCCACACCACCCGCGAGTGGGTGCTGCGCAACTCCCCCGTGCCCATCGGCACGGTGCCGCTCTACCAGGCCCTGGAGAAGGTCGACGGCAAGGCTGAGGAACTCACCTGGGAGATCTACAAGGACACGGTCATCGAGCAGGCCGAGCAGGGCGTGGACTACATGACCGTCCACGCGGGCGTGCGGCTGCCGTTCGTGCCGCTGACCGCCAACCGCAAGACCGGCATCGTCTCGCGCGGCGGCTCCATCATGGCCGCGTGGTGCCTGGCGCACCACAAGGAGTCGTTCCTGTACGAGAACTTCGAGGAGCTGTGCGAGATCCTCGCCGCCTACGACGTCACGTACTCGCTGGGTGACGGTCTGCGGCCCGGCTCCATCGCCGACGCCAACGACGAGGCGCAGCTCGCGGAACTGCGCACGCTCGGGGAACTCGGGCGGATCGCCAGGCGTTTGAACGTACAGACGATGATCGAGGGCCCCGGGCACGTCCCGATGCACAAGATCAAGGAGAACATCGACCTTCAGCAGGAGATCTGCGATGAAGCTCCGTTCTATACGCTCGGCCCGCTGACCACCGACATCGCGCCGGCGTACGACCACATCACCTCCGGCATCGGCGCCGCGATGATCGCCTGGTGGGGCACGGCGATGCTCTGCTACGTCACGCCCAAGGAGCACCTGGGCCTGCCCAACCGGGACGACGTCAAGACCGGCGTCATCACCTACAAGATCGCCGCCCATGCGGCCGACCTCGCCAAGGGACACCCGGGCGCGCAGGAGTGGGACGACGCGCTGTCGGACGCGCGCTTCGAGTTCCGGTGGGAGGACCAGTTCAACCTGGCCCTCGACCCGGACACGGCCCGCGAGTTCCACGACGAGACCCTGCCGGCCGAGCCCGCCAAGACGGCGCACTTCTGCTCGATGTGCGGTCCGAAGTTCTGCAGCATGAAGATTAGTCAAAGCATCACAGAGCGGTTCGGTGGTGCGGCGGCTGAGGGTGCGTCGCCTGAGGAGATCGCTGAGGGGATGCTCCAGAAGTCGAAGGAGTTCGCTGAGGCGGGGAACCGGGTGTACCTGCCGATCGCCGACTGAACCATCTAGATTGGCGCTGCTCCTTGGGTCCCGACGCCTCGGGAGCAGCGCCATCAATGGTCGGCGGTCAGGGGGCGGGCGATGGATCCCGTGATGTTGCAGGCGGCTTCGGTGCCGGTCCAGTCACTTGTCTGGCAGGGCGATGACCTGGTTGATCTGGTGGGAGGACGCGCCTGGAACTCCGCCGGCGTGGAGCGTCGGATCTTCACCGACCGCGGCCCTGCGTTCGACAGAAGTGTTGTCTCTCCCTCCGGCCGTTACAGCGTCGTCTACGCCGAGCGCGGGACGAATGCCCTACTGCTGGAAGGAGCGCGTGTTGTGCGGGAGCTCACGCGCAGCCCTTACCACGCCGATGACTTCGACTACCCCGTGGCGCTGGGGGCGTTGCGGGACGGTCGGGAGATCCTGGTTCACTGCCCGGACGAGTATGACGTCCTCCAAGTCGAGGACGTTGAATCGGGACAGCGATTCACTGCGGGCACGCGTCAGGCCAAAGATGTGTTCCATTCCCGGTTGTCGGTGAGCCGCGACGCCAGGCATCTGCTGGTGGCCGGCTGGGTGTGGCATCCGTATGGAGTCGTGGAAGTGTTCGACCTGGACAGTGCGCTGAAAGATCCGGCCAGCCTGGACGGACCAGGGGTCTTGCCCATGGAACCGGGACTGGACGCCGAAGTGGTGTCAGCGTGCTGGCTCGACAACGATCGCCTGGCTGTGGGCACCGGCGACGACATCCTTGATGACGAGGAAGTGCCGACTCTGGGCCCTCAGCACCTCGGTGTGTGGTCCCTCTCCCAGCGCAGGTGGTTGCACCTGAACCGCACCGATTACGAGATCGGCATCCTGATCTCCGAGGGCGGCCGCGTCGTCTCCTTGCACGGGCACCCCAGACTGATCGACGCCACCACCGGTTCAGTATTGGCGGAGTGGCCCGAGCTGGACGTAACGAGGCGATGCGGGGCTTACGGAGTCAGCCATGTCCCTACCCCGGTTGCGGCCTTGCACCCGGACGGTACTCGCCTGGCAGTCGCTCAGGCCGAGGGCATCGCGCTCATCGAACTACCCCGTCCCAGCGCGTGACTACGGGGTGATCCGGCTCGAACTTGTCCAGCATGAAGATCTCGCAGGACATCCGCCGCGAGCACGGCGGCAGCCGGGCCGAGATCGAGGAGGGGATGGCGCAGAAGTCGGCGGAGTTCGCGGCCTCGGGGAACCGGGTGTACCTGCCGATCGCGGACTGAGCGGGACCGGCTGGACTCGCCGTCCGCACGGGCCGGTCGGTACCGGCTCGGTGGACGGCGAGCGCGTCCCTCCCGCCGCGGGCCCGGCGAGGTCAGTCCGGCTGGTGCTCCGGGCCGCCGTAGTCGGGGCTGGTGTAGTCGGGGCTGGTGTAGCGGGGGCGGTCGGTGTGGATGCCGTCGTCGGGGCTGCTGAAGCCGGGGCGGTCGTAGCCCAGCCGGGGCATACGGCCGCGCGGGGCTGCCGTACGGGGCGGTGCGGCCGGGCCGGGCTCGCCGAGTGCTTCCCGCAGGAACGGCAGGATGCCGCGCTCCAGCAGGGCGTCCTGCCAGGCCGCTCTCGCTCTGGCGACCTCTTCGGTGGCGACGTCACGGGCCCGGGACTCGGGCGAGGCGCCGTTGCGCAGCGCGGTGAGCAGCAGTCCGACGGCGGCGACGAGTATCGCCGCCACGGTCAGGGCCCCGAACACCCAGCCGGCGGTGAGCATGGTGCCGGCCAGCGGCTGTCCGGGGTCCAGGCTTCTCAGGATGTAGCCGATGAGCAGGAATATCGCCGCCGCGGTGGCGGAGAGGAGGGGCGCCAGGACGGCGACGACCGCGACGGCACCCGCCCCGTGGGGCCCGGCGGCCGGGTCCGTCCCGGTGGGGCCGGGGTCGTCCGTGGTCGCGGGCGGTTCGGGGCGGCGCAGTTCGTCGCGGATCCGTACGTAGTGCGCGTACTCGGCGGACGCGGCCGCCGTGATGAGCGCGGAGGCGGCGATGGCCATGGTGCGCAGTTGTGCGGGGCTGAGCCGCTGTCCGGCGGCGGCCAGTTCCGCTCGGTGTGGTGCTGAGCGCAGAACCTCGTCGAGGAGCCGCTCGAATTCCTGGCGGTCCTCGCTCCGCAGGTGCTGCGGAAGGCTGTTCATGTGCATCCCCCGGTGCTCCGTAGGGCTTGGGGCCCGCACACCTGCGAGCCGTCGGGCAGAAACGGAGGGGAGCCTGCTACGGATAAGCCGATGGTAGAGCCGCGACGGCGCGTGGTGACAGGGGATTGCCGGAAATTGGGTCCCGGCCTGCGCGTACTCCGCGGGGGCGAGGCCCGCCGGAGGAACGGTCAGTGCTCCAGGGGGAGTTGGCGGACCAGCAGCTTTCCGGCCATGGTCACTCCGCCGTCCATCGCGATGGCGAGTCCGTCGGCGTAGACGTGCGGTCCTTCGACGACCGGGCCGCTGCCCTCCTCGTCGTCCTCGGAACCGACCTCGCCGAGGAGGTAGGGGATGGGGCTGTGGCCGTGCACGATCCGGGTGCCGCCGTAGGTGTCGAGCAGGGCGCGCACGGCGTCGGCGCCGCCCTCGTCGCGGAAGGAGAAGCGCTTGGTGAACTTGCGGAACAGGTCCCAGCACTCGTCCGCGTCGTTGCGGGTGAGCGTCTCGCGGACGTTGTCGTTGACGGCCTCGATCGAGTCGCCGAAGTCCAGGTAGGCGGTGGTGTCGGAGTGCACCAGCAGATAGCCGTCGACCTGCTCGACGGCGTCCAGGCGGGCCATCCACTGGAGGTGGTGGTCCTGGAGACGGTCCATGTCGGTCTTCTGGCCGCCGTTGAGCAGCCAGGCCGCCTGGAAAGTGGCCGTGCCCGCACCGGAGTTGACGGGCGTGTCGCCGAACCGCTTGGCGCCGAGCAGCAGCAGCTCGTGGTTGCCCATGAGGGCCTTGCAGTAGCCGCCGGCCGCGGCCGCCTCGGCGGACAGCCGCATCACCAGGTCGATGACGCCGATGCCGTCCGGACCGCGGTCGGTGAAGTCGCCGAGGAACCACAGCCGGGTGGTGCCGGCGCACCACTGGCCCGCGTCGTTGATGAGGCCCTGCTCCCGCAGGGCGGTCATCAGTTCGTCGAGGTAGCCGTGGACGTCGCCGACGACGAACAGCGGGCCGGGGCCGGCCGCGGGCTGCGGGGCCGGGGCCGCGGGCGCCGGGTCGACGGGGACCTGGAGCGTGTCGCCGCGCTGGATGACGGGCAGGTCGCGCTGGGTGGGCGTGTACCCCTCGGGGTACGACTCCTCGGCGGGCGGCGCGGTGTCGTCCTGCTGGTCCTGGTGGACGTACGGACCGGTCTCGTGGACGTACGCGGGTACCCGGAAGTCGCGCAGCGTCGCCGTCCGCTCCACCTCGGGTCCCTGACCGGCCCCCTGAGTCATCAGACCCCTCCACCATCGCGCCGCATCTGCACCGCTTCGGACTGCCTGGTCGCAGCGGTCCGCGGTGTCGTGGGCCCATCATAGGAATGCGCGTCGCGCCATGTGATGACCCAGGGGTGGTGAATCGGAACGAGGCTCCGCCGCACCGCCGATTTCGCCCTGTTTGGGCAGGTGTTCGCGTGCCCTCCGAGGGCCGTGGGCCCTGTGCGGCCCGGGCGGAGCGCGGCCGCCGGGGGTCTGCCCGGGGCCCCGGCGCCGTCCGTGCTACGCGTCGTCCGGGGTGCGCGGCGGGCTGACCGTGGTGCGCGGGGGCCGCCGCTGGGAGGACGTGCGCACGATCAGTTCGGTCGGTATCACCTGCTCCACCGGCTGCTCCGATTCCACGCCCTCGATGGCGTCGATGAGCAGCTGCACGACGGCCGTGCCGATGCGGCGCGGCTTCAGGGAGAGCGTGGTGATGGGCGGCTCGGTACTGGCGTACACGGTGGACTCGCTGCAGCACACCAGCAGCAGGTCGTCGGGGACGCGCAGCCCGTAGCGGCGGGCGGCGGCGAGCAGATCGGTGCCGTTGGGGTCGAACAACCCGTAGACGGCGTCGGGCCGGTCCGGGCGGGCGAGCAGCCGGTCGGCCGCGACGGCGCCCGCGCACGGATCGTGCGCCGGATAGGACTCGTAGACCGGGTCCTGGCCGACCCGCTCGCACCAGTGCAGGTAGGCGGTGGTGGACAGATGGGTGTACGTGTCGGTCGAGGTGCCCGTGAGCAGGCCGATACGGCGGGCGCCGGCGGCGGCGAGGTGGTCGAGGATGCCGAGGACGGCGGCCTCGTGGTCGTTGTCGACCCAGGCGGTGACCGGCAGCGCGCCGGCCGGGCGGCCGTCGGAGACGACGGGCAGCCCCTGGCGGACCAGTTCGCTGACCACCGGATCCTGATCGGAGGGGTCGATCACGACGGTGCCGTCCAGGGCGACGTTGGACCACACGTCGTGGCGGGAGGTCGCGGGCAGGATGACCAGGGCGTAGCCCCGGGCGAGCGCCGCCGAGGTGGCGGCCCGCGCCATCTCGGCGAAGTACGCGAACTCGGTGAAGGTGAAAGGTTCATCCCCGTACGTGGTCACGGTCAGGCCGATCAGGCCCGACTTGCCGGTACGGAGGGTGCGGGCGGCGGCCGAGGGGCGGTACCCGAGCCGGTCGGCGACCTCGCGGACGTGGCGCCGGGTGGCATCCGGGAGCCGGCCCTTGCCGTTGAGGGCGTCGGAGACGGTCGTGATGGAGACGCCGGCGGCGGCGGCCACGTCCCTGATGCCTGCCCGGCCCGGCCTGCTGCCTCGACGTGAGGTTTCCGCGCGGCTCACCTGGTGCTTCCCTGCTGCTGTCATGGCGAGCCGATAGTAGGGCTCATGCGGTGGGGTAGTGCGGACGCATATGCACTCGTTGACAGGCACGTTTCTGCATGGCCGTACGAGGTCAACTACCTGCGAATCAATGGTAGTTGAGCGCTTTCTTTGCGAGACACGATGTGGTGACGCGGATGAGCCTGCCAATGGTCCGATGTTTCGAAGAGGTCTCAACTCACCTTGACGGGTGATGCGCGCCAGGGCGTAAGCCACCGGCGCATAGATATATGTGCGGTGCGCCCCCCGAAACGGTGTCTTCCTGGCGCGACGCCCGTGCCGACGTCGCGATCCACGGGGTTTGCCCACGACCCATACTCAGCGGAGCCGAATCCTCATATGGTGAGCAGTATTGGAAGCCGGTGGTGTCGACGGTCCGCCGGTGGTCGCGAGGAGGACTGCGGTGAGCGAGACGAGCCCCAAGCTGCGCGCCGAGCTGGAGGGTATCCCCACCTACAAGCCGGGCAAGCCGGCCGCGGCCGACGGTCCGGTCGCCTACAAGCTGTCCTCGAACGAGAACCCGTACCCCCCGCTGCCCGGTGTGCTGGAGAGCGTGACCGCAGCCGCCGCCTCCTTCAACCGCTACCCGGACATGTCGTGCGCCGCCCTGACGGAGGAGCTGGCGGAGCGCTTCGGGGTGCCGGCCGCCCATGTGGCGACCGGTACGGGCTCGGTGGGCGTCGCCCAGCAGCTGATCCAGGCCACCAGCGGCCCCGGCGACGAGGTGATCTACGCCTGGCGGTCGTTCGAGGCGTACCCGATCATCACGCAGATCAGCGGAGCCCGGTCGGTGCAGGTGCCGCTCACGGCCGGCGAGGTGCACGACCTGGACGCGATGGCCGAGGCGATCACCGACCGGACGCGCCTGATCTTCGTCTGCAACCCGAACAACCCGACCGGCACGGTGGTGCGGCGGGCCGAGCTGGAGCGCTTCCTCGACCGGGTGCCCCGGGACGTGCTGGTGGTGCTGGACGAGGCCTACCGGGAGTTCATCCGCGACCCCGAGGTGCCCGACGGCGTCGAGCTTTACCGGGAGCGGCCCAATGTCTGCGTCCTGCGGACGTTCTCCAAGGCGTACGGCCTGGCCGGGCTGCGGGTCGGCTTCGCGATCGCCCATGAGCCGGTCGCCGCGGCGCTGCGCAAGACCGCGGTGCCCTTCGGAGTGAGCCAGCTGGCGCAGGAGGCGGCGATCGCCTCGTTGCGGGCGGAGGACGAGCTGCTGGGCCGGGTCGGCTCGCTGGTGTGCGAGCGCACGCGGGTGGTCGACGGGTTGCGGTCGCAGGGCTGGACGGTGCCGGAGACGCAGGCCAACTTCGTGTGGCTGCGGCTCGGGGAGCGGACGACCGCGTTCGCCCAGGTCTGTGAGGAGCACGGGGTTGTGGTCCGGCCGTTCGCGGGCGAGGGAGTCCGGGTCACGATCGGCGAGGCCGAGGCGAACGACATCTTCCTGAAGGTGACGGAGGCGTTCCACAAGGAGATGTAGTCCGGCTCACACCGGAGAAGATCACGGGCGCCCGGCTCTGCCGGGCGCCCGTTTCACGTGAAACGGGGGTTTCCGGGCGTCTGGGCAGCTCGCGATGGGGGTTACCCGTGGGCTGCGAGATCCATGCCCGCACAAGGGCCCCTTCCGGAGGGCGCCGACGGGGCCATGCGGATCTTGACTCGGAGGCAAGAGGACGACCCCGGACTTCCTGGCTGAAAAACAGTGCGCCATAATGGCTTGTGAATGTGAACGCGTTCACAAGCGCGTCCCGTTTGCCCCGTATGTACGTGACAGTCGGGGCGAATCGCCGCAGTACCACGGCGTAGTAAGGAGAGTGACGACGTGGACTTGGCTTTGGCGCCGGAGACACTGGCGCGCTGGCAGTTCGGGATCACCACCGTCTACCACTTCCTGTTCGTTCCGCTGACGATCTCCCTGGCCGCCCTCACGGCCGGGCTGCAGACGGCTTGGGTCCGCACGGAGAAGGAGAAGTACCTCAGGGCGACGAAGTTCTGGGGCAAGCTCTTCCTGATCAACATCGCGATGGGTGTGGTCACCGGCATCGTGCAGGAGTTCCAGTTCGGTATGAACTGGTCGGACTACTCCCGCTTCGTCGGTGACATCTTCGGCGCCCCGCTCGCCTTCGAGGCGCTGATCGCCTTCTTCTTCGAGTCCACCTTCATCGGCCTGTGGATCTTCGGCTGGGACAAGCTGCCGAAGAAGATCCATCTGGCCTGCATCTGGATGGTCTCGATCGGCACGATCCTGTCGGCGTACTTCATCCTCGCGGCCAACTCCTGGATGCAGCACCCGGTCGGCTACAAGATCGACAAGGCCCGGGGGCGCGCCGAGCTGACCGACTTCCTGGCGGTGCTGACCCAGAACACCGCCCTGAGCCAGGCCTTCCACACCCTCTCCGCGGCCTTCCTGACCGGTGGCGCCTTCATGGTCGGCATATCCGCCTACCACCTGGCCCGCAAGAAGCACATCCGCGAGATGAAGACCTCGCTGCGGCTCGGTCTGATCACCGTGGTCATCGCCGGTCTGCTGACCGCGGTCAGCGGCGACACCCTCGGCAAGGTCATGTTCAAGCAGCAGCCGATGAAGATGGCCGCCGCCGAGGCGCTGTGGGACGGACAGAAGCCGGCACCGTTCTCGATCTTCGCCTACGGCGACGTGGAGAAGGGCCACAACACCGTCGCCATCGAGATACCCGGCCTGCTCTCCTTCCTGGCCGACGACAACTTCACGTCGGAGGTCCCCGGGATCAACGACGTCAACAAGGCCGAGCAGCAGAAGTTCGGGCCCGGCGACTACCGGCCCAACATCCCGGTCGCCTTCTGGGGCTT
This Streptomyces misionensis DNA region includes the following protein-coding sequences:
- a CDS encoding IclR family transcriptional regulator, with protein sequence MAAAPQPATATLIGSVQRAMRLLETVAAHPYGAPAKQLARATGLALPTAYHLLRTLVHEGYLRREKGLFFLGDAAERLSSNGARENRRCRVADTLAHWRDSIGAPMYYAMYRDGEIDVLCVSDSRDAPAAEEWADFRETGHAHAIGQCLLSQLDENARRDHLARYPAQALTPYTVRENDALLRRLARVRRMEPVVERQEYALGTVCAAVPITVGTTAATVAFSLPAHQADRLLPAAHRLQTEIGRDIGTLTLSISI
- a CDS encoding SsgA family sporulation/cell division regulator, whose protein sequence is MRESVQAEVMMSFLVSEELSFRIPVELRYETGDPYAVRLTFHLPGDAPVTWVFGRELLIDGVGRPCGEGDVRISPVEAEVLGEVLIRLQVGCDQALFRSSASPLVAFLDRTDKLVPLGQEGALADFDAHLDEALDRILAEEQSAG
- a CDS encoding YibE/F family protein — encoded protein: MTRMEQHPRRPSGPRPPDGSDHPGPDHPHGHVHAAPRDSSPGHGHSHGHGPAAPVSRHLRKVIAAVLIPFAAAVVVGLVVLWPGGTPSHKHSGVGFDRQTQQATVTRVVAVDCASVHASGGAPAADPSATGGSPPGERSGGTCEKATVRVDTGRDKGRTFTEIVQPDQSRQLHQGEQVVTAYEPTAPRDLQYSVTDVNRRFPVALLAGVFALAVVVVGRMRGVMALVALAVSFLVLNQFVLPAILQGSNPLLVAVVGSSAIMLIALYMCHGLSARTSVAVLGTLISLSLIGLLGAQFIGWAALTGNTDDSTGLIHGLYPKIDMSGLLLAGVIIGSLGVLDDVTVTQTSAVWELHEANPSMGPRGLYRAAIRIGRDHIASVVNTLVLAYAGAALPLLLLFSIAQSGVGTVANSELVAEEIVRTLVGSIGLVASVPVTTALAALVVAPDRRGPGTGAATGARPAAARGGRGRRRKR
- the thiC gene encoding phosphomethylpyrimidine synthase ThiC codes for the protein MTNKDARTPASVQDDMSEEAGKSIGWHKAYVAGSRPDLRVPVRQVHLTNGQSVTLYDTSGPYTDPHVDTDVRRGLAPLRENWIVARGDTEEYAGRPVRPEDDGIKHTSPRGGLRNLDAVFPGRPRQPRRGRGGQAVTQLAYARRGEITPEMEFVALRENVSPEVVREEIAAGRAVLPANVNHPEIEPMIIGKRFLVKVNANIGNSAVTSSIEEEVEKMTWATRWGADTVMDLSTGRNIHTTREWVLRNSPVPIGTVPLYQALEKVDGKAEELTWEIYKDTVIEQAEQGVDYMTVHAGVRLPFVPLTANRKTGIVSRGGSIMAAWCLAHHKESFLYENFEELCEILAAYDVTYSLGDGLRPGSIADANDEAQLAELRTLGELGRIARRLNVQTMIEGPGHVPMHKIKENIDLQQEICDEAPFYTLGPLTTDIAPAYDHITSGIGAAMIAWWGTAMLCYVTPKEHLGLPNRDDVKTGVITYKIAAHAADLAKGHPGAQEWDDALSDARFEFRWEDQFNLALDPDTAREFHDETLPAEPAKTAHFCSMCGPKFCSMKISQSITERFGGAAAEGASPEEIAEGMLQKSKEFAEAGNRVYLPIAD
- a CDS encoding metallophosphoesterase, whose protein sequence is MTQGAGQGPEVERTATLRDFRVPAYVHETGPYVHQDQQDDTAPPAEESYPEGYTPTQRDLPVIQRGDTLQVPVDPAPAAPAPQPAAGPGPLFVVGDVHGYLDELMTALREQGLINDAGQWCAGTTRLWFLGDFTDRGPDGIGVIDLVMRLSAEAAAAGGYCKALMGNHELLLLGAKRFGDTPVNSGAGTATFQAAWLLNGGQKTDMDRLQDHHLQWMARLDAVEQVDGYLLVHSDTTAYLDFGDSIEAVNDNVRETLTRNDADECWDLFRKFTKRFSFRDEGGADAVRALLDTYGGTRIVHGHSPIPYLLGEVGSEDDEEGSGPVVEGPHVYADGLAIAMDGGVTMAGKLLVRQLPLEH
- a CDS encoding LacI family DNA-binding transcriptional regulator, encoding MTAAGKHQVSRAETSRRGSRPGRAGIRDVAAAAGVSITTVSDALNGKGRLPDATRRHVREVADRLGYRPSAAARTLRTGKSGLIGLTVTTYGDEPFTFTEFAYFAEMARAATSAALARGYALVILPATSRHDVWSNVALDGTVVIDPSDQDPVVSELVRQGLPVVSDGRPAGALPVTAWVDNDHEAAVLGILDHLAAAGARRIGLLTGTSTDTYTHLSTTAYLHWCERVGQDPVYESYPAHDPCAGAVAADRLLARPDRPDAVYGLFDPNGTDLLAAARRYGLRVPDDLLLVCCSESTVYASTEPPITTLSLKPRRIGTAVVQLLIDAIEGVESEQPVEQVIPTELIVRTSSQRRPPRTTVSPPRTPDDA
- the hisC gene encoding histidinol-phosphate transaminase, which encodes MSETSPKLRAELEGIPTYKPGKPAAADGPVAYKLSSNENPYPPLPGVLESVTAAAASFNRYPDMSCAALTEELAERFGVPAAHVATGTGSVGVAQQLIQATSGPGDEVIYAWRSFEAYPIITQISGARSVQVPLTAGEVHDLDAMAEAITDRTRLIFVCNPNNPTGTVVRRAELERFLDRVPRDVLVVLDEAYREFIRDPEVPDGVELYRERPNVCVLRTFSKAYGLAGLRVGFAIAHEPVAAALRKTAVPFGVSQLAQEAAIASLRAEDELLGRVGSLVCERTRVVDGLRSQGWTVPETQANFVWLRLGERTTAFAQVCEEHGVVVRPFAGEGVRVTIGEAEANDIFLKVTEAFHKEM